In Streptomyces sp. NBC_01439, the following are encoded in one genomic region:
- a CDS encoding STAS domain-containing protein encodes MTIEWRYTTRQDLGVLSLAGYLGADATDRFTGAIGWAIARGTGPVILDLTGLLGWSAGGQIAVAQAARRLAESGRRLELAAIPADGSLVPDATCPPVPVHCDLAAALAAHGAHGTAKQWTTDDWPTPQSPEAPALT; translated from the coding sequence ATGACGATCGAATGGCGCTACACCACCCGCCAGGACCTGGGCGTGCTGTCCCTGGCCGGGTATCTCGGCGCGGACGCCACCGACCGGTTCACTGGTGCCATCGGCTGGGCGATCGCGAGGGGCACCGGCCCAGTCATCCTGGACCTGACCGGCCTGCTGGGCTGGTCGGCCGGCGGGCAGATCGCCGTCGCCCAGGCCGCCCGCCGCCTCGCCGAGAGCGGGCGCCGACTCGAGCTCGCCGCGATACCGGCGGACGGCTCCCTTGTCCCGGACGCGACCTGCCCGCCCGTCCCGGTCCACTGCGACCTCGCCGCCGCGCTGGCCGCTCACGGAGCCCACGGGACGGCCAAGCAGTGGACCACCGATGACTGGCCCACTCCGCAGTCCCCCGAGGCACCCGCCCTCACCTAG
- a CDS encoding alkylphosphonate utilization protein — MSDIVFKDSNGTVLEDGDSVTLTKDLKVKGTSETLKRGTLVKNIRLTSRPGEVECNTRKVKGLVLRTEFLKKA, encoded by the coding sequence ATGAGCGACATCGTCTTCAAGGACTCCAACGGCACCGTCCTGGAGGACGGGGACTCGGTCACCCTGACCAAGGACCTGAAGGTCAAGGGGACCTCCGAGACCCTCAAGCGCGGCACCCTGGTCAAGAACATCCGCCTCACCTCCCGCCCGGGCGAGGTCGAGTGCAACACGAGGAAGGTCAAGGGCCTGGTCCTGAGGACCGAGTTCCTCAAGAAGGCCTGA
- a CDS encoding ArsR/SmtB family transcription factor, whose amino-acid sequence MSTPLYQLKAEFFKTLGHPVRIRVLELLAEREHAVAEMLPEVGVEAASLSQQLAVLRKSNLVVTRREGSSVYYALTDPEIVELLRVARSILSGVLEGQAELLADLKAGRHA is encoded by the coding sequence GTGAGCACACCGCTGTACCAGCTGAAGGCGGAGTTCTTCAAAACGCTGGGGCACCCGGTCCGCATCCGCGTCCTGGAACTCCTGGCCGAGCGCGAGCACGCGGTCGCCGAGATGCTGCCCGAGGTCGGGGTGGAGGCCGCGAGCCTCTCCCAGCAGCTGGCCGTGCTGCGCAAGTCCAACCTTGTGGTGACCCGCCGGGAGGGCTCGAGCGTGTACTACGCGCTCACCGACCCCGAGATCGTCGAGCTCCTGCGGGTCGCCCGAAGCATCCTCTCCGGCGTTCTGGAAGGCCAGGCCGAACTACTGGCCGACCTCAAGGCCGGCCGCCACGCCTGA
- a CDS encoding DUF6126 family protein, producing the protein MTDNLPEKDTATEHEKWKEKGVAMRAFFYIFGTHVFAGFIWLLFYLGQHAQK; encoded by the coding sequence ATGACAGACAACCTGCCCGAGAAGGACACGGCGACGGAGCACGAGAAGTGGAAGGAGAAGGGCGTCGCCATGCGGGCCTTCTTCTACATCTTCGGCACGCACGTGTTCGCCGGGTTCATCTGGCTGCTGTTCTACCTGGGGCAGCACGCCCAGAAGTGA
- a CDS encoding ATP-binding protein, translating to MSEASVMARHPSGRPAVEVLKHVWTVPLVPGSVRAARERSERSLVSFGLESSSALFGAVLLVVSELVANAVRHAQDSPDAEVTLHMAEHLLVVSVEDLDPRPITPADAGRTSGRGLRTVADLARTFGGDVRIEPSSGGHGKTVLVRFILPEGTP from the coding sequence ATGTCCGAGGCGTCGGTGATGGCCCGGCACCCCAGCGGCCGGCCTGCCGTCGAGGTGCTCAAGCACGTGTGGACGGTGCCGCTGGTGCCGGGTTCCGTGCGGGCCGCGCGCGAGCGCAGCGAACGGTCCCTCGTCTCCTTCGGGCTTGAGAGCTCCAGCGCCCTCTTCGGCGCCGTGCTCCTGGTGGTCAGCGAGCTCGTGGCCAACGCCGTCCGGCACGCTCAGGACTCCCCGGATGCGGAGGTGACTCTCCACATGGCCGAGCACCTGCTCGTGGTCTCGGTCGAGGACCTGGACCCGCGCCCGATAACGCCGGCCGATGCCGGCCGGACCTCCGGGCGGGGATTGCGCACAGTGGCCGACCTGGCGCGCACGTTCGGCGGCGACGTCCGTATCGAGCCTTCCTCCGGCGGGCACGGCAAAACGGTGCTCGTCCGCTTCATCCTGCCGGAAGGCACACCGTGA
- a CDS encoding helix-turn-helix domain-containing protein — MLLLDLDTYAPEERADAFHHAMNDASVPNDVVHESPETGIRARFETWRVGSLDLFDVRSTGFEVRRTARHVRHHRDRPVVSVSLQTAGIHRAENAGERYVLGADDIGVFHELAPRRYGWSGEGSSWAVTIDMEHLGVPVDTVARASVRLRTSPLHDLVLAHLCTLRRDPGRLEKDPGAAALGNATTDLVRALLTSAAHDEDDQRVRSVMDDCLAGRIMAYTRRHLSDPELSPERIAHEHAISKRQLYAVLCRAGIRLEQWVISERLEAACRLLTSPQHAGLPVSAVAARCGFTSPSHFTRRFRATYGVTPREWRRHRTGEASRAVPEDRP, encoded by the coding sequence GTGCTGCTCCTGGATCTGGACACCTATGCACCAGAGGAACGGGCGGACGCGTTCCACCACGCGATGAACGACGCCTCGGTACCGAACGACGTCGTCCACGAATCACCCGAAACGGGGATACGCGCCCGGTTCGAGACCTGGCGGGTAGGCTCCCTGGACCTCTTCGACGTCCGCAGCACGGGGTTCGAGGTCCGGCGGACCGCCCGGCACGTGCGACACCACCGCGACCGTCCCGTGGTCTCCGTATCGCTCCAGACCGCAGGCATCCACAGAGCGGAGAACGCGGGCGAACGGTACGTCCTGGGCGCGGACGACATCGGCGTCTTCCACGAGCTCGCTCCACGCCGCTACGGCTGGTCCGGAGAGGGCTCCTCCTGGGCCGTCACCATCGACATGGAGCACCTCGGAGTACCGGTGGACACCGTAGCCAGGGCCTCCGTGCGCCTGCGGACCAGCCCGCTGCACGACCTGGTCCTGGCACACCTGTGCACCCTCCGGCGAGACCCCGGGCGGTTGGAGAAGGACCCGGGCGCAGCCGCACTCGGCAACGCCACCACCGACCTGGTCCGGGCCCTCCTGACATCGGCAGCCCACGATGAGGACGACCAGCGTGTCCGCTCCGTCATGGACGACTGCCTGGCCGGCAGGATCATGGCCTACACCCGTCGCCATCTGAGCGACCCGGAACTCTCGCCGGAGCGCATTGCGCACGAGCATGCGATCTCCAAACGCCAGCTGTACGCGGTCCTGTGCCGAGCCGGCATCAGGCTCGAACAGTGGGTCATATCCGAGCGACTCGAAGCGGCCTGCCGCCTGCTGACCTCTCCTCAGCACGCCGGCCTCCCCGTGTCGGCAGTGGCGGCGCGCTGCGGATTCACCAGCCCCAGCCACTTCACCCGTCGGTTCCGGGCCACGTACGGCGTCACACCGCGTGAATGGCGGCGCCACCGAACCGGGGAGGCCTCACGCGCCGTACCGGAGGACCGGCCTTGA
- a CDS encoding alpha/beta hydrolase: MTDQHPFTPVTPVLEPAAAEFAQATAKPPFLFEIPPAEGRKAVDEVQSGPADLPAVDEEWVTVSGGPTGEVRARIVRPAGAVGPLPVIVYIHGAGWVFGNAHTHDRLVRELAVGAGAAVVFPEYDLSPEHRYPVAIEQNWTVGRWIVTDGAAHGLDASRIAVAGDSVGGNMSAALTLIAKERGGLPLVQQVLFYPVTDASFDTGSYHQFAEGYFLRRDGMQWFWDQYTTDETERAQVTASPLRAGTEQLAGLPPALVITAEADVLRDEGEAYANKLRAAGVPVTAVRYQGIIHDFVMLNVLRGTHAAQSAIDLAIGTLRRALADA; encoded by the coding sequence ATGACCGACCAGCATCCGTTCACCCCCGTCACTCCGGTCCTGGAACCGGCCGCGGCCGAATTCGCCCAGGCCACGGCCAAGCCGCCGTTCCTCTTCGAGATCCCGCCCGCCGAAGGTCGCAAGGCCGTCGACGAGGTGCAGTCCGGCCCGGCCGACCTGCCCGCCGTGGACGAGGAGTGGGTGACCGTGTCCGGTGGCCCCACCGGTGAGGTCCGGGCACGGATCGTGCGTCCGGCCGGGGCCGTGGGCCCGCTCCCGGTCATCGTCTACATCCACGGAGCGGGCTGGGTGTTCGGCAATGCCCACACCCACGATCGCCTTGTGCGCGAGCTCGCCGTCGGGGCCGGGGCGGCCGTGGTGTTCCCCGAGTACGACCTGTCGCCCGAGCACCGCTACCCGGTGGCGATCGAGCAGAACTGGACAGTGGGTCGCTGGATCGTCACCGATGGCGCTGCTCACGGTCTGGACGCCTCCCGGATCGCGGTGGCCGGTGACTCGGTCGGCGGGAACATGAGCGCCGCACTGACCCTGATTGCCAAGGAGCGCGGCGGCCTGCCGCTGGTCCAGCAGGTGCTGTTCTACCCGGTCACCGACGCCTCCTTCGACACCGGCTCGTACCACCAGTTCGCGGAGGGCTACTTCCTGCGCCGCGACGGCATGCAGTGGTTCTGGGACCAGTACACGACCGACGAGACCGAGCGGGCCCAGGTCACCGCCTCCCCGCTGCGCGCCGGCACCGAGCAGCTGGCCGGCCTGCCCCCGGCCCTGGTCATCACCGCTGAGGCCGATGTCCTTCGCGACGAGGGTGAGGCCTACGCCAACAAGCTCCGTGCCGCCGGAGTACCCGTCACGGCCGTCCGCTACCAGGGCATCATCCACGACTTCGTCATGCTCAACGTCCTGCGCGGCACCCACGCCGCCCAGTCGGCCATCGACCTCGCCATCGGCACGCTCCGACGAGCCCTGGCCGATGCCTGA
- a CDS encoding GPR1/FUN34/YaaH family transporter — protein sequence MPEPTAQSAAVDDPLGGGRRFEPDLRGMTWINLRPIASPMPLGFYTVGIASVIVGCFQLGVFEEGARRAVGLAVLPAFVLQLLVSWFAFGARDVLAATLMACFSGLWLASSLTLVLDPSDGTRVLGVLNAVFALFALLMASVAGRKRALWLVLCTAVPRFTVAALANLTGVAWLGTVSGLLGLLLAAVALYTAFALMLEDMRGEEVLPIGRSGPAHHAVEGDLSVQLGNLERQAGVRRTL from the coding sequence ATGCCTGAACCGACGGCGCAGTCGGCCGCCGTAGACGATCCGCTCGGCGGCGGCCGACGGTTCGAGCCCGACCTGCGTGGGATGACGTGGATCAACCTGCGGCCGATCGCCTCCCCGATGCCGCTCGGCTTCTACACCGTGGGCATCGCCTCGGTGATCGTCGGGTGCTTCCAGCTGGGCGTCTTCGAGGAGGGCGCCCGCCGGGCGGTGGGCCTGGCTGTCTTGCCCGCGTTCGTCCTGCAACTGCTCGTGAGCTGGTTCGCGTTCGGCGCCCGCGACGTGCTGGCGGCCACGCTGATGGCCTGTTTCTCCGGCCTGTGGCTGGCGTCCTCGCTGACCCTGGTGCTGGACCCGTCGGACGGGACGCGCGTCCTGGGCGTGCTCAACGCCGTGTTCGCGCTGTTCGCCCTGCTGATGGCTTCGGTGGCCGGCCGCAAGCGGGCCCTGTGGCTCGTGCTGTGTACGGCCGTGCCCCGGTTCACCGTGGCGGCGCTCGCCAACCTCACCGGCGTCGCCTGGCTCGGCACCGTCTCCGGGCTGCTCGGTCTGTTGCTCGCCGCCGTCGCCCTGTACACGGCGTTCGCGCTGATGCTGGAGGACATGCGCGGCGAGGAGGTCCTGCCGATCGGGCGCAGCGGCCCGGCCCACCACGCCGTCGAGGGCGACCTGTCCGTCCAGCTGGGCAACCTCGAACGCCAGGCTGGCGTAAGGCGCACCCTCTGA
- a CDS encoding amidohydrolase, with product MTSMPVGGITPALGPQDGGHADLVLRNGKIHTQDPARPTATALAVRGGRITALGDDGDIAGSVGPGTRVVDALGRRVVPGLNDSHLHVIRGGLNYVLELRWDGVPSLRQALAMLREQAGRTPRGQWIRVVGGWTADQFTERRMPTPAELTAAAPDTPVFVLHLYQSAILNRAAVRAAGFTRNTPDPRGGQIVRDREGHPNGLLLASPSALVLYSTLAKAPTLDESDKRVSTRHFLRELNRFGLTSAVDAAGGFQNFPENYATVTELARAGELSVRIGYHLFPQTAGQELADLRRWAETVRPGDGDAWLRLNGAGENLTWAAADFENFSEPRPDLADGYEDEFEQAVRLLMEHGWGFRLHATYDETIRRDLAVFEKLAAEGLFPGRRWLFDHAETVSPDSLERIAALGGGISVQNRMSFQGRAFAERYGAMAAGTAPPIVDMLRAGIPLAAGTDATRVSSYNPWVALHWLVTGRTVGNLPLRPAEQLVSREQALELYTAGGARLTGEEADKGVLAEGRFADFAVLSHDYLTVPAGDIPHIESVLTVTGGRIVYAADTYEGLDEALPTVSPAWSPVAHYGGYQATLAPSAAGARQADLLAEAAAESEQHRQWRIARGFAPGEPPPVFDPCFAL from the coding sequence ATGACCAGCATGCCCGTCGGCGGGATCACACCCGCCCTCGGTCCACAGGACGGGGGACACGCCGACCTCGTCCTGCGCAACGGCAAGATACACACCCAGGACCCGGCCCGGCCGACCGCGACGGCGCTCGCCGTGCGCGGCGGCCGGATCACCGCCCTGGGCGACGACGGCGACATCGCCGGATCCGTCGGGCCCGGAACCCGGGTCGTGGACGCGCTCGGCCGCCGGGTCGTGCCCGGGCTCAACGACTCGCACCTGCACGTTATCCGCGGTGGCTTGAACTACGTACTGGAACTGCGCTGGGACGGCGTGCCGTCGCTGCGCCAAGCCCTGGCCATGCTCCGCGAGCAGGCCGGGCGTACCCCGCGGGGCCAGTGGATCCGGGTCGTGGGCGGCTGGACGGCGGACCAGTTCACCGAGCGCCGGATGCCGACGCCGGCCGAGCTGACCGCCGCGGCACCGGACACCCCCGTCTTCGTGCTGCACCTCTACCAGTCCGCGATCCTCAACCGCGCCGCCGTACGAGCCGCCGGCTTCACTCGGAACACCCCGGACCCGAGGGGCGGGCAGATCGTCCGGGACCGCGAAGGCCACCCCAACGGGCTGCTCCTCGCTTCGCCCAGCGCTCTCGTCCTGTACTCCACGCTGGCCAAGGCGCCGACCCTCGACGAGAGCGACAAGCGGGTCTCCACCCGGCACTTCCTGCGCGAGCTGAACCGCTTCGGCCTCACCTCCGCCGTGGACGCGGCGGGCGGGTTCCAGAACTTCCCCGAGAACTACGCCACCGTCACCGAACTGGCCCGGGCCGGCGAGCTCAGCGTCCGCATCGGCTACCACCTCTTCCCGCAGACCGCCGGCCAGGAGCTGGCCGACCTGCGCCGCTGGGCCGAGACCGTCCGCCCCGGCGACGGAGACGCCTGGCTGCGCCTCAACGGCGCCGGGGAGAACCTGACCTGGGCGGCCGCCGACTTCGAGAACTTCTCCGAGCCGCGGCCGGATCTCGCGGACGGCTACGAGGACGAGTTCGAGCAGGCGGTACGGCTGCTGATGGAGCACGGCTGGGGCTTCCGGCTGCACGCCACCTACGACGAGACCATCCGCCGGGACCTGGCCGTCTTCGAGAAACTCGCCGCCGAGGGGCTGTTCCCGGGCCGGCGCTGGCTGTTCGACCATGCCGAGACCGTCTCGCCGGACAGCCTGGAGAGGATCGCCGCCCTCGGCGGCGGCATCTCGGTCCAGAACCGGATGTCCTTCCAGGGGCGCGCCTTCGCCGAACGGTACGGGGCGATGGCCGCCGGCACAGCCCCGCCGATCGTGGACATGCTGCGCGCCGGGATTCCCCTCGCCGCAGGTACCGACGCCACCCGCGTCTCCTCCTACAACCCCTGGGTGGCACTGCACTGGCTGGTCACCGGCCGTACCGTCGGCAACCTGCCCCTCCGCCCCGCCGAGCAACTCGTTTCCCGTGAACAGGCACTGGAGCTGTACACGGCGGGCGGGGCGCGGCTCACCGGGGAGGAGGCGGACAAGGGGGTCCTCGCGGAGGGCCGGTTCGCGGACTTCGCCGTCCTCTCGCACGACTACCTCACCGTGCCGGCCGGGGACATCCCGCACATCGAGTCCGTCCTGACGGTGACCGGCGGGCGGATCGTCTACGCCGCGGACACCTACGAGGGCCTGGACGAGGCGCTGCCGACCGTCAGCCCCGCCTGGAGCCCGGTCGCCCACTACGGCGGCTACCAGGCAACTCTTGCGCCCTCGGCGGCCGGTGCCCGCCAGGCCGACCTGCTGGCGGAGGCCGCCGCCGAATCCGAGCAGCACCGCCAGTGGCGCATCGCCCGCGGATTCGCCCCGGGGGAGCCCCCGCCGGTCTTCGACCCCTGCTTCGCGCTCTGA
- a CDS encoding DUF6131 family protein: MIILGVILLVIGFVAGISILWTIGAILVVIGSILWILGALGHSVGGRKHYW; this comes from the coding sequence ATGATCATCCTCGGCGTCATTCTCCTGGTCATCGGCTTCGTCGCGGGAATCAGCATCCTGTGGACCATCGGCGCCATCCTCGTCGTCATCGGATCCATCCTCTGGATCCTGGGCGCCCTCGGACACTCCGTCGGCGGCCGCAAGCACTACTGGTAG
- a CDS encoding HAD family hydrolase — MNRAALFDVDGTLADTNHLHVVCWWEALRQGGHDVSMHDIHRAIGLPGEDLLARLLGEHRDASEDDTLSAAHSTLYGTYFDRLPPLHAAADLLRELDRRGWRVVLVTSATDAELDALRRAVDADDAITATASSEDVSEGKPAPEPVHHALGLADAAARDSVFVGDTVWDMEAGARAHVACVGLLCGGIPQRDLEAAGARAVYRHPADLLAHIDTSPFADR, encoded by the coding sequence ATGAACCGTGCCGCGTTGTTCGATGTCGACGGCACTCTCGCCGATACCAATCACCTGCATGTGGTCTGCTGGTGGGAGGCCTTGCGGCAGGGGGGCCACGACGTTTCGATGCACGACATCCACCGCGCGATCGGACTGCCCGGCGAGGACCTCCTTGCCCGTTTGCTGGGCGAGCACCGGGATGCGAGCGAAGACGACACGCTGAGCGCCGCGCACAGCACCCTCTACGGCACGTACTTCGACCGGCTGCCCCCGTTGCACGCGGCGGCGGATCTGCTGCGCGAGCTGGACCGACGGGGCTGGCGGGTCGTGCTCGTGACTTCCGCAACGGACGCCGAGCTCGACGCGCTCAGACGGGCCGTCGACGCCGACGACGCCATCACCGCGACGGCGAGCTCCGAGGACGTGAGCGAGGGCAAGCCCGCGCCGGAACCGGTCCACCACGCACTCGGCCTCGCCGACGCCGCTGCCCGAGACTCCGTGTTCGTCGGTGACACCGTGTGGGACATGGAAGCGGGAGCCCGGGCCCACGTCGCGTGCGTGGGGCTGCTCTGTGGCGGCATTCCGCAGCGTGACCTCGAAGCGGCCGGGGCGCGCGCCGTCTACCGGCACCCCGCCGATCTGCTCGCGCACATCGACACCAGTCCGTTCGCGGACAGGTGA